The following DNA comes from Flavisolibacter ginsenosidimutans.
GTTGCGTTCTTCCATCGGATAAAAACTAAACACCGTTTGAAGGAAAGGCATCTCGATTGTTTGAAAATTTATCAGGATGAGATCGTCCCATTTCAATTTGTCTGCGTAAGAAATCCCTTCTCTTTTCTTGTTGTAAATCTTGCGGGCTTCCTTCTTCAACATGGCGTTCTTTTTCGGCTTACATTTCAAAAACAGAAAAAATTGTGGTTCCGTAATTCTTCTCCCGCAAATAATGCGGAAAGCTTTTGTAATCGTTGCGGGGCGTATGTTCCAATACAAACCAACCGCCGCTGTTCAACAAGGCTTTTTCAAAAATAAGTTTGGGCAGTTCGTCAATTGTGGTTAAGGCATAAGGAGGACCGGCGAAAATGAAATCGTATTTTTCGGTTGTTGTTTCAATGAACCGAAAGACATCCGATTTCACCACTTTAAAGTTTTCAAGTTTCAGTTCCGCAGCCGTTTTTTTAATGAAAGAAAACATCTTGTCATCCTTTTCTACAATCGTTAAATCCTTTGCGCCTCTTGATGCCAGTTCATAACTGATGTTGCCGGTACCGCCAAACAAATCAAGCGTCTTTAGTTCTTCAAAGTCAAGATTGTTTTGCAGGATGTTAAACAAGCCTTCTTTGGCAATGTCTGTTGTAGGCCTTGTGTGCGGCATGTTGGCCGGCGGACTGATGCGCCGTCCGCCCAGGTTTCCGCTTATGATACGCATGCGGCAAGATTAAAAAGCGAAGTGAAAAAATGATGCGGGTATGTATCATCTGACAGTGAAATTTCCGGCGGGTTTGCAAAATGCAGGTTGATGAAATACTGTTGAAGTTCGGTGACCAGATTCGAATCCTTCTCGATCAACCCCGATAAAATCAAATACACATTCTGCTGAGCCATGCCAAATTCATAACAAACTTTAAGCAGGTAATACACCACATCCAACGGCGTTTTGTACGCATAGGTTTGCGCCAGGTGAACGGCGGAATCTTTTTTCAACAAAACCCTAAAATGCTGGGTGGTAAAATGAACCAGGAGCTGGTTATCGGCAATATAGCCATTATAAATTTTAATGGTGGGCGTGTAAGCGTGAAGGAATTGAACCGATGTAAACGCACTTTGAACGGCCTGATTAAAACCAGCCGGGACCGAGTAGGCATTTACCAACTGCCACTCAGGAATGGCATCGTGGAAATAAGTTTGGCCGGCCTGGCTGTAAACGGCATCCAACATTGAATAATCTTGTTTGAAGAATTTGTTGGGAACAAGCAAGGCCTGTGAAAATGCAGCGCAAACAACCGCGTTTCCAACCCTTTTATTTTGCAGTTCGTTAATAATTTCCAAGAGCCGCCGTTCGGTTTCCGTTTCGTCAAACGAGAGGTATTTTAAGCCGTCTATTTTGTTATCGGCTTTGTGCCAATAAACATAACAGCAAAAATCATTTCCTGCCTCCAGCAGCAAGGCGTGCTCACTGCCAATTTCCCTGACAGGTTCGGTATTGAAAAGGGTTTTTACCAATTTGTTTTTTTGCAAATTACGGCCTTTGCAAAATAGAAAAATAAAGAAGCTTTCCTTCGCACGAACCTCTACTTATCTAACTTTTTACAGTTTCCTATTTTACGAGGTTGCGCAATGAGGTGTTGCAGCCGAATGCCGCATAGCGAACAAAGCGTTGAAGAGTGCGACGCAACAAATGTCTGATAGTTGGGCAGGCGCTGATTTCATAAAAAAAGTCCTTCCAAACGGAAGGACTTTAATCTGTTGAAGGTCGCGGGATCAATTAAGCTTCAGAACCTGCATCCGGCGCCGGGCGTCTTTCGCGGCGTTGGTAAGTAGGGTTTCTTCTTGCTCTTCTTTCTCGTTGAGCTTCTTCCTGGCGCTTGCGGATTTGTGCTTCGTGTTCCGTGTGCCAGGCTTGGAATTTGGTCATGGCTGTTGCTTCGTCAAACAGGCCCAGGCCTAC
Coding sequences within:
- a CDS encoding RsmD family RNA methyltransferase; this encodes MRIISGNLGGRRISPPANMPHTRPTTDIAKEGLFNILQNNLDFEELKTLDLFGGTGNISYELASRGAKDLTIVEKDDKMFSFIKKTAAELKLENFKVVKSDVFRFIETTTEKYDFIFAGPPYALTTIDELPKLIFEKALLNSGGWFVLEHTPRNDYKSFPHYLREKNYGTTIFSVFEM
- a CDS encoding DUF3822 family protein → MVKTLFNTEPVREIGSEHALLLEAGNDFCCYVYWHKADNKIDGLKYLSFDETETERRLLEIINELQNKRVGNAVVCAAFSQALLVPNKFFKQDYSMLDAVYSQAGQTYFHDAIPEWQLVNAYSVPAGFNQAVQSAFTSVQFLHAYTPTIKIYNGYIADNQLLVHFTTQHFRVLLKKDSAVHLAQTYAYKTPLDVVYYLLKVCYEFGMAQQNVYLILSGLIEKDSNLVTELQQYFINLHFANPPEISLSDDTYPHHFFTSLFNLAACVS